A window of Candidatus Aegiribacteria sp. contains these coding sequences:
- a CDS encoding ABC transporter permease subunit: MKAVIQREWIRFYRAMGKMGLFRFIAIYGVVFGFILPGSFDNPTAAFAVFALIPLYVAGPIAVDAITGERERNTLETLLTAPLSPMEFLGGKTLFSIMIAAGTSWTVLLLFTVWSIVRIRPIPSLMVFCAVLAGGLVSSVIGTLTGLHVSMKAKTVRSGQQWFAVVLMLIAFGIPLSIKFLIPYIPQSLMRRIALMFEGGWFSYGILLIAVFAVLVCTVLWLTLQRRVKGLWRLNPER; encoded by the coding sequence ATGAAGGCTGTCATTCAGAGGGAATGGATCAGATTTTACAGAGCTATGGGAAAGATGGGACTTTTCAGATTCATAGCCATCTATGGAGTCGTGTTCGGGTTCATCCTGCCAGGATCATTTGACAATCCAACCGCTGCTTTTGCAGTTTTTGCCTTAATACCTCTTTATGTCGCCGGTCCGATTGCGGTTGACGCTATTACGGGAGAGCGGGAGAGAAACACTCTTGAAACGCTGCTTACAGCACCCCTTTCACCAATGGAATTTCTTGGCGGCAAAACGCTGTTTTCCATAATGATTGCTGCAGGTACTTCATGGACGGTTCTGCTTCTGTTCACTGTTTGGTCAATAGTACGGATCAGGCCAATACCATCCCTGATGGTATTCTGTGCTGTTCTTGCCGGAGGTCTTGTGTCCTCAGTGATCGGAACGCTTACGGGACTCCATGTTTCAATGAAGGCAAAAACAGTCAGGAGCGGACAGCAATGGTTCGCTGTGGTTCTCATGCTGATAGCATTCGGTATTCCGCTGAGCATCAAATTCCTTATTCCCTATATCCCGCAATCACTGATGAGAAGAATCGCTCTGATGTTCGAGGGCGGATGGTTTTCGTACGGAATCCTGTTGATAGCTGTTTTTGCTGTTCTTGTCTGCACCGTTTTATGGCTGACCCTTCAGAGACGTGTTAAAGGACTCTGGAGACTCAATCCTGAAAGGTGA
- a CDS encoding divalent-cation tolerance protein CutA — translation MVQVTTAVKSREYAEEIARRVVEEKLAACVQVSGPVTSLYTWKGEICMEEEWLCVMKTLRSRSRELMEFVRRNHPYETPEIIVLPVIDAFQDYLDWITEVT, via the coding sequence ATGGTTCAGGTTACAACTGCGGTTAAATCAAGGGAATACGCAGAGGAGATTGCCAGGAGGGTAGTTGAAGAAAAACTAGCCGCATGTGTTCAGGTATCCGGACCGGTTACGAGTTTATATACCTGGAAGGGTGAGATCTGTATGGAGGAGGAATGGCTCTGTGTGATGAAAACCCTTCGATCCCGTTCGAGGGAACTCATGGAATTCGTAAGAAGAAATCACCCTTACGAGACACCCGAAATCATCGTATTGCCTGTAATTGACGCTTTTCAGGATTACCTGGACTGGATAACAGAAGTAACTTAA
- a CDS encoding winged helix-turn-helix domain-containing protein: MLEPLLGSGIREKVLLFIYARGEGYAREIAGFFKTGLDPVQKQLKRLEAGGILLSCFKGRTLLYRFNPQYQFIDELKSLLRKALKYCPSDIRDNLTDVSEWGRKSTPGKRDRYTVHGYRRSE; the protein is encoded by the coding sequence ATGCTTGAACCGCTCCTTGGGTCCGGTATACGTGAAAAGGTTCTGCTCTTCATTTATGCACGGGGAGAAGGCTACGCCCGTGAGATTGCAGGATTCTTCAAAACAGGTCTTGATCCCGTTCAGAAACAGTTGAAGAGACTTGAAGCAGGCGGAATACTCCTGAGCTGCTTTAAGGGAAGAACTCTTCTTTACAGATTCAATCCGCAGTATCAGTTCATCGATGAACTGAAATCATTGCTTAGGAAAGCTCTTAAATATTGTCCTTCAGACATTCGTGATAATCTGACCGATGTGAGCGAGTGGGGTAGAAAAAGCACCCCCGGAAAACGGGACAGATATACAGTACATGGATACAGAAGAAGTGAATAA